From the genome of Populus trichocarpa isolate Nisqually-1 chromosome 15, P.trichocarpa_v4.1, whole genome shotgun sequence, one region includes:
- the LOC18105697 gene encoding aluminum-activated malate transporter 9, translating to MAAKMGSFRHSLAEKRERLLSTTKCYSEIVFPNIQEDLDEPTRNCCSYRFLSDKIVGLCKQVQDVAYRGYQMGKSDPRKIVFSAKMGLALMLISLLIFLKEPIKELSQHFVWAILTVVVVFEFSIGATLSKGLNRGIGTLSAGGLALAMAELSHLAGAWEEAVIILSIFSVGFCATYAKLYPSMKPYEYGFRVFLLTYCFIMVSGYRTGEFNHTAISRFLLIALGAGVGLAVNILIYPIWAGEDLHALVAKNFTRVANSLEGCVNEYLNCTEYERIPSKILTYQASDDPLYSGYRAAVESTSQEDALMGFAIWEPPHGPYKSFNYPWKNYVKVSGALRHCAFTVMALHGCILSEIQAPAERRQVFHHELKRVGAEGAKVLLELGNKVKRMEKLGPVDILYEVHEAAEELQNKVDRKSYLLVNAESWEIGNREKELGEPQDLLTFDDDENKVLEYKSRSEAVLDLRSMTIPKSWDRHALSMDVKPTIHPTISSDDVFKKQISWPARNSFTADTLPQVEESKTYESASALSLATFTSLLIEFVARLQNLADSFEELSEKANFKEPIELPIATEANGFWIRLHRSLKFWK from the exons ATGGCTGCGAAAATGGGATCTTTTAGGCACTCATTAGCcgagaaaagagagagacttCTTTCAACAACTAAGTGTTACTCAGAGATTGTCTTTCCTAATATTCAAGAAGACCTAGATGAACCCACAAGAAATTGTTGCAGTTATAGATTCTTGTCTGATAAGATTGTTGGACTTTGTAAACAAGTTCAAGATGTTGCTTATAGAGGATATCAAATGGGAAAATCTGATCCGAGAAAGATTGTTTTCTCTGCTAAAATGGGTTTGGCTTTGATGCTcatttctttgttgattttcttgAAGGAGCCAATTAAAGAGCTCAGTCAACACTTTGTTTGGGCTATTCTTACTGTTGTGGTTGTCTTTGAATTCAGCATAG GAGCTACCCTTAGCAAAGGATTGAACCGAGGGATTGGGACATTATCAGCTGGAGGGCTTGCTCTGGCAATGGCAGAGTTGTCTCATTTGGCTGGAGCGTGGGAGGAAGCTGTTATTATTCTTAGCATCTTCTCAGTAG GGTTTTGTGCAACTTATGCAAAACTGTACCCGTCAATGAAGCCTTATGAATATGGATTTCGAGTCTTCTTGTTGACATATTGTTTCATAATGGTATCTGGGTATAGGACTGGGGAATTTAACCATACAGCTATATCACGATTTTTGCTTATTGCACTGGGTGCTGGGGTTGGCTTGGCagtaaatatattgatttatccCATCTGGGCGGGGGAGGATTTACACGCCTTGGTGGCAAAAAATTTCACGAGAGTGGCAAATTCATTAGAAG GTTGTGTTAATGAGTACCTTAACTGCACAGAATATGAAAGGATCCCCTCAAAAATCCTTACATACCAAGCTTCTGATGACCCACTCTATAGTGGCTACAGAGCAGCTGTAGAATCCACAAGCCAAGAGGATGCTCTG ATGGGTTTTGCTATTTGGGAGCCTCCTCATGGTCCTTACAAGTCATTTAACTATCCATGGAAAAATTATGTCAAAGTAAGCGGTGCATTGAGGCATTGTGCTTTCACGGTCATGGCGCTACACGGATGTATACTTTCTGAAATTCAG GCTCCAGCAGAACGAAGACAGGTCTTTCATCATGAGCTGAAACGAGTAGGTGCTGAAGGAGCAAAAGTGTTGCTTGAACTCGGCAACAAAGTAAAAAGGATGGAGAAACTGGGTCCAGTAGACATACTATATGAAGTACACGAGGCTGCAGAAGAGTTGCAAAATAAAGTGGATCGAAAATCATACCTTCTTGTCAATGCAGAGTCCTGGGAAATTGGGAATAGGGAAAAGGAGCTGGGAGAGCCCCAAGACTTGCTGACATTTGACGATGACGAAAATAAAGTCCTGGAATACAAGTCCCGTAGTGAAGCTGTCCTTGATCTCAGATCAATGACTATACCAAAAAGTTGGGATAGGCATGCCCTCAGCATGGATGTCAAGCCCACCATCCATCCAACTATTTCCTCTGATGATGTGTTCAAGAAACAAATATCTTGGCCTGCACGAAATTCATTTACCGCTGACACACTGCCACAAGTTGAAGAATCAAAAACTTATGAAAGTGCTAGTGCGTTGTCTTTAGCAACATTTACATcccttttaattgaatttgttgcAAGGCTGCAAAATCTTGCAGACTCATTCGAAGAACTAAGTGAGAAAGCAAATTTCAAAGAACCTATTGAGCTGCCGATAGCTACAGAGGCTAATGGATTTTGGATCAGATTGCATAGAAGTCTGAAGTTCTGGAAATAA